The Vibrio gazogenes DNA segment TTCAGATAACTTCGAACCGAAGTTTAGTTTGGTGCCCATTGCATTTGGCACGATTAAAGCCGCGTTGTATGCGATGATTTTTGCTGTGCCGATGGCCATTCTCGCGGCGATTTATACGGCTTATTTTATGTCTGCTCAGATGCGGCGTAAGGTGAAACCGACAATCGAACTGATGGAAGCGTTGCCCACCGTTATTATCGGCTTTCTGGCCGGGCTGTGGCTGGCGCCGATTTTAGAGCGGCATCTGGTCGCCGCGGTAGTCATGATCATCTTATTGCCGCTATCGACGATAGGGTTCGGACTGATTTGGCATTTTTCACCGGAACGATGGCGCAGTACGGTGCAGCGAGGCTGGCACGCGGCGCTTTTGGTGCCGGTACTCGCTGGTGTCATGGCTCTGATGCTGCCTGTCGGCTTTAACCTTGAGACTTGGTTATTTGATGGCGATATCCGAGTGTTTCTGGCGCAATATGGTATCGACTTCAATCAGCGCAATGCGTTAGTGGTTGGTATTGCCATGGGATTTGCGGTGATCCCGACCATTTTTACTATCGCGGAAGATGCGATTTTTTCTGTGCCGAAACATCTTTCTGACGGGTCGCTTGCATTGGGCGCGACGCCTTGGCAGACCTTGACTCATGTTGTATTGCTGACTGCAAGTCCGGGCATTTTTTCAGCAATTATGATGGGGCTCGGACGCGCAGTCGGTGAAACCATGATTGTATTAATGGCGACAGGCAATACACCGATTATGGACTGGAATATTTTTGAAGGAATGCGAACACTGGCAGCGACCATCGCGGTGGAATTACCGGAAGCGGAAGTCGGGAGTAGTCAGTATCGCTTGTTGTTTTTGGGCGCATTGCTGCTGTTTGTTTTCACCTTTTTAGTGAATGCGTTGGCGGAATGGATTCGATTGCGTCTGCGAGAAAAGTATCGGGCATTGTAATGTTAGGACTGGATTAAATGGTGAATTGGATCAAATCCGGCTCTCCGTGGATATGGTTGACAGGTGGTGCGGTGAGTTTCAGTTTACTTGCCGTATTAGGGCTATTGCTGCTGATTGGCTGGAAAGGGTTAACCTATTTCTGGCCGACACCGTTGTTATCATGGCAGACATCGTCAGGTGAGCGTGTGATTGGTCAGCTGTATGACCAGGACAAAGTATTGGCCTCCCATTTATCCTCATCAAAGAATGCCAAAACCATGGGAGAAGGGGACTCAATTACGCGTTTGCATATCAAGGTTGCGAACCGGGATATTTATCCGTCAGATTTTATCTCCGTTCTCAAGCGTCAGCTTTCTGAACCCTCGAAGCCACAAGGATGGGCTGTCATTGATCGGGTACGGGATGGTCAGTTTTTTGGCAAACCAATCGGTTATCAGCTTGCTGATGGGGTGATGGCGGATAACATTGATGCTGCTTTACAGACCGGACTGCGTGAAGCAGAACAACGCCATCAGCAGATTCAAACCCTGATGCATGACAAAGTGCAGGTTTGGAGCCAACAGCTTGAAAAACTCCGGCTAGAGAAACGTAAGCGGGAATTGAACCATCAGATCAATGCCGCTTATCTGGCACAGTATGAACAGCAAAAATCGGCGCTGGAGCAACAGTTAACCACGGTTGCTCAGACTTTGGATACGCTGCGGGAGCAACTCAGAATGCAGGCGCTGGTGGTGGTGGATATGCGGGGAGATAAGATTCGTATTCCGGTCAGCCAGATCTTGAACATATGGTATCCCAACGATATGTCCTTGCCGCAAAAGATGGTTCATTGGGCGCAACAGGTATGGCATTTTGTTGCCGATAACCCAAGAGAATCGAATTCAGAAGGTGGGGTTTTCCCTGCGATCTTCGGCACCATTTTGCTGGTGATTATTATGTCTGTCATCGTGATGCCGCTAGGCGTGGTTGCTGCGATCTATTTACATGAATATGCCGGAGACAATGCATTCACCCACTTGATCCGCGTCGCGGTCATGAATTTGGCTGGTGTTCCTTCAATTGTCTATGGTGTTTTCGGACTTGGTTTTTTTGTTTATACCATTGGCGGGACTATCGATTCGCTTTTTTATGCAGAGCGTTTACCGGCACCGACGTTTGGCACCCCCGGTCTGTTATGGTCCGCGTTGACGCTGGCCGTTCTTACGTTACCGGTTGTGATTGTTGCGACGGAGGAAGGGTTAAGTCGAATTCCACTCGCGGTACGTCATGGGTCGTTGGCACTGGGAGCGACTCAATTTGAAACGATTTGGCGGGTGGTTTTACCGATGGCTACGCCTGCTATGATTACTGGGTTGATTCTGGCTGTTGCCAGAGCGGCTGGTGAAGTGGCGCCACTCATGTTGGTCGGGGTGGTCAAAATGGCATCTCGTTTACCGGTCGATAATGAGTTTCCATTTATTCATTTAGAAAGAAAGTTTATGCATCTGGGTTTTCATATTTATGATGTCGGTTTCCAGACCAGCAATATTGAAGCGGCTCGTCCGCTGGTGTTTGCGACATCATTTTTACTTGTGGCTGTGATTGTTGCGCTCAATCTGACAGCTATTAGTATCCGGAATAATCTGCGGGAGAAATACAGAACAATGGGACAGGATTAAATGCCGCTGAATCATACGCTTGGGTTCCAGCCATCAATTGATGTCAATCACCTCAGTGATAAACAGACAGCGATTGAGATTGATGATCTCAGTCTGTTTTATCAGGGAACAGTCGCGCTCAGCCATATTTCAATGCGGATCCCCAAAGGGCAAGTGACTGCGTTTATCGGGCCTTCCGGCTGTGGTAAGTCAACGTTATTGCGTTGTATGAACCGAATGAATGATTTGGTTGAAGGCTGCCGCGTCGAAGGGAAAGTGACCCTGCATGGTCAGGACATTTATGCGCCATCCGTGGATGTTGCAACGCTGCGCCGGCGAGTGGGGATGGTGTTTCAGCGTCCGAATCCGTTCCCGAAATCAATCTATGAAAATGTGATTTATGGGCTTCGTTTACAAGGCGTGCGCAATGCGCGGATATTGGATGATGCGGTCGAGCGTTCGTTGCGGGCAGCAGCGCTGTGGGAAGAAGTTAAACATCGTTTACATGAGAATGCATTCGGTTTGTCCGGTGGGCAACAGCAGCGTTTGGTGATTGCCCGGGCAATTGCGATTGAACCGGAAATTCTGTTACTGGATGAACCGACATCAGCGCTTGATCCGATTTCGACCCTGACGATCGAAGAGCTGATTAACGATCTGAAAACCAAATATACGGTGGTGATTGTCACACATAATATGCAACAGGCAGCGCGAGTCAGTGATCATACGGCCTTTATCCATATGGGGAAGTTGGTTGAGTATGCTGATACCGATACTATTTTTACATCGCCCGTGAAAAAACAGACCGAAGATTATATTACGGGACGTTACGGATAAAGGTTTGTTGTTACGACTGTTATTACGACAATACAATTGAAGAGAGGCATTATGCAGTTTGGTCGCCATATTTCCGGACAGTTCAACGCTGAGCTTGAAGCGATCCGGACTCATGTTCTGACAATGGGCGGATTGGTCGAGCAGCAGTTATCCTATGCAATGCAGGCGCTGCATAAGCAAGATCTGGAGCTGGCGCGTCAGGTGATCCGCGGAGATCACAAAGTCAATGCCATGGAAGTCTCTATTGACGATGCCTGTACCCGGATTATTGCTAAGCGACAACCGACCGCGAAAGATTTGCGTTTGATTATTGCCATTA contains these protein-coding regions:
- the pstA gene encoding phosphate ABC transporter permease PstA — protein: MVNWIKSGSPWIWLTGGAVSFSLLAVLGLLLLIGWKGLTYFWPTPLLSWQTSSGERVIGQLYDQDKVLASHLSSSKNAKTMGEGDSITRLHIKVANRDIYPSDFISVLKRQLSEPSKPQGWAVIDRVRDGQFFGKPIGYQLADGVMADNIDAALQTGLREAEQRHQQIQTLMHDKVQVWSQQLEKLRLEKRKRELNHQINAAYLAQYEQQKSALEQQLTTVAQTLDTLREQLRMQALVVVDMRGDKIRIPVSQILNIWYPNDMSLPQKMVHWAQQVWHFVADNPRESNSEGGVFPAIFGTILLVIIMSVIVMPLGVVAAIYLHEYAGDNAFTHLIRVAVMNLAGVPSIVYGVFGLGFFVYTIGGTIDSLFYAERLPAPTFGTPGLLWSALTLAVLTLPVVIVATEEGLSRIPLAVRHGSLALGATQFETIWRVVLPMATPAMITGLILAVARAAGEVAPLMLVGVVKMASRLPVDNEFPFIHLERKFMHLGFHIYDVGFQTSNIEAARPLVFATSFLLVAVIVALNLTAISIRNNLREKYRTMGQD
- the pstB gene encoding phosphate ABC transporter ATP-binding protein PstB, with amino-acid sequence MPLNHTLGFQPSIDVNHLSDKQTAIEIDDLSLFYQGTVALSHISMRIPKGQVTAFIGPSGCGKSTLLRCMNRMNDLVEGCRVEGKVTLHGQDIYAPSVDVATLRRRVGMVFQRPNPFPKSIYENVIYGLRLQGVRNARILDDAVERSLRAAALWEEVKHRLHENAFGLSGGQQQRLVIARAIAIEPEILLLDEPTSALDPISTLTIEELINDLKTKYTVVIVTHNMQQAARVSDHTAFIHMGKLVEYADTDTIFTSPVKKQTEDYITGRYG